The Arctopsyche grandis isolate Sample6627 chromosome 10, ASM5162203v2, whole genome shotgun sequence genome window below encodes:
- the Wdr59 gene encoding WD repeat domain 59: MSVHWSSELSKWEFRDLQATCMSVDWSGNNIILAGKRCLAIKQLNVENESSDVIKKIPRQSKYDVAGAEWCQTQQGQRLCAISSNQRVDVYHWRNGELTGIHSLRGHTRVVSDTHWHREDHNLIATCSIDTFTYLWDLRDTRKPVLSLSAVAGASQVQWNKVANHLLATAHDGDVKLWDKRKGSMPIQYISAHLCKIHGLDWSPHHDYQLVTSSHDGTIKYFDINNPRKVENTITTNYPVWRAIYTPFGSGLVTMGVGWGGVTRGDEAGVVGMWVNGALVHRLVGHTDVILQMQWRPNVSPSNYQLFTWARDQTLRLWSMRPSLLKVCSHFLPDDSEIEDDAISETLSYVSTSDLTDQAYDSTDIKMVKLTSHEHHHSLAEEFELAKTLEYTSLTEIDLDRKVCVIKVEINNHIAILRAVFPNTYPNELSIPKFMWLSGTNIDTSSTIKILQALNLGAHHKVRQNSGCLNHCLKILISNLQQIPIKNKDGTSFSKTNETSAQSEKADNAGSGAGDHCVPFPRTCGAKWCGVGILVVFNRPPNAKRMSLKPESSTPRSLSSLSTPVLIVGNYRSLSPHLTTSPSPTNLVMNFLHHRPPSHSITTFYFQDRWKSSTRRSGSGLRSGSMSQFNPKITLYKADQLFFLNKKLAEKYVISNNSVAQMCEYNASVAASVGRLDLMQAWHLSALTVATLEQRKSEMNALPNFSQETENEPITWSSHPFGSNLMQALINHYAKTSDIQMAAMLCCAFSVYHGSYKYEPGLQLVKTSSKSSELSTNSNESGSSPYNTIHNISEISEGWAVPVLRPDHTSSWSDSTELNPSYNESSMQGFAKMQENASSPNLDTSTVHLYQCIMRAYADILHRWNLLDARAEVMKHVFYGEEVKHSGIELMSECQKCSKITNECRCKICSTIALNCIICNISVRGSANACLVCGHGGHTKHLEEWFSKFDVCPTGCGCRCLQETGNLMERFDSF; encoded by the exons ATGTCCGTACATTGGAGTTCAGAATTGTCAAAATGGGAATTCAGAGATCTTCAAGCGACATGCATGTCCGTCGACTGGTCTGGGAATAATATAATTCTTGCTGGTAAGAGATGTCTTGCAATCAAACAACTCAACGTAGAAAATGAAAGCAGTgacgttattaaaaaaataccaagGCAAAGTAAATACGACGTAGCTGGTGCCGAATGGTGTCAAACTCAACAAGGTCAAAGATTATGCGCTATCTCT aGTAATCAAAGGGTTGATGTGTATCATTGGAGGAATGGAGAACTTACAGGTATTCACTCGTTACGGGGACACACCCGAGTGGTTAGCGACACTCATTGGCATAGAGAAGATCATAATTTAATAGCTACATGCTCTATAGATACTTTCACGTATCTTTGGGATTTGAGGGATACTAGAAAGCCTGTTCTATCCCTATCAGCTgttg CTGGTGCATCTCAAGTTCAATGGAACAAAGTGGCGAATCATCTTTTGGCTACGGCGCATGACGGCGATGTTAAATTATGGGACAAACGCAAGGGTTCAATGCCGATTCAATACATATCGGCTCACCTTTGTAAAATTCATGGATTAGATTGGAGTCCTCATCACGATTACCAACTGGTAACTTCAAGTCATGACGGCaccattaaatattttgatattaacAATCCTCGTAAGGTGGAGAATACGATCACTACAAATTATCCAGTATGGAGAGCAATATATACTCCATTCGGAAGTGGATTGGTCACAATGGGCGTGGGTTGGGGAGGAGTGACTCGTGGTGATGAAGCCGGAGTTGTCGGCATGTGGGTCAATGGAGCTCTGGTTCACCGACTTGTCGGACATACTGACGTGATACTGCAGATGCAATGGAGGCCAAATGTCTCCCCATCAAATTATCAGCTTTTTACATGGGCTAGAGATCAGACTCTTCGTTTGTGGTCAATGCGGCCTTCACTTTTGAAAGTATGTTCGCATTTTTTACCTGATGACAGTGAAATAGAAGATGATGCTATAAGCGAAA CTTTGAGCTATGTATCTACGAGCGATTTAACGGATCAAGCTTACGATAGTACTGACATAAAAATG GTGAAGTTGACTTCACACGAACACCATCACTCTTTAGCCGAAGAGTTTGAATTGGCAAAGACCCTCGAGTATACTTCCCTGACTGAAATAGACTTGGATCGTAAAGTTTGCGTGATCAAAGTCGAAATCAATAATCACATTGCGATATTGCGAGCTGTGTTTCCTAACACTTATCCAAATGAATTGTCCATTCCGAAATTTATGTGGCTGTCCGGCACAAATATCGATACAAGTTCAACCATTAAAATACTGCAAGCTTTAAACTTAGGTGCCCACCATAAAGTACGACAAAATAGCGGATGTTTGAATCACTGTCTTAAGATCTTAATAAGTAATCTGCAACAG attccaataaaaaataaagacggCACGAGTTTCAGCAAAACAAACGAGACTTCAGCTCAATCGGAGAAAGCTGATAACGCTGGAAGTGGTGCTGGTGATCACTGTGTTCCATTTCCCCGTACTTGCGGAGCTAAATGGTGCGGCGTCGGTATATTGGTGGTCTTCAATAGGCCACCTAATGCTAAAAGAATGTCGCTCAAGCCTGAAAGCTCCACTCCTCGTTCCTTATCGTCATTATCGACTCCTGTTCTGATTGTGGGAAACTATAGATCTTTATCTCCACACTTGACCACATCACCGTCTCCAACGAATCTCGTCATGAATTTTCTACATCATAGACCGCCGTCACATTCCATAACTACATTTTATTTCCAAGATAGATGG aAATCATCAACGAGACGATCCGGTAGTGGTTTGCGTAGTGGTAGTATGAGTCAATTTAATCCAAAGATCACATTATACAAAGcagatcaattattttttttgaataaaaaactagctgaaaaatatgtaattagtaATAATTCAGTAGCAc AAATGTGTGAGTACAATGCATCGGTTGCTGCATCTGTCGGTAGGTTAGATTTGATGCAAGCTTGGCATCTTTCTGCTCTCACTGTTGCTACATTGGAGCAAAGGAAGTCTGAAATGAACGCACTGCCAAATTTTTCACAAGAGACAGAAAACGAACCGATCACATGGTCTTCACATCCATTCGGTTCGAATTTGATGCAGGCGTT AATCAATCACTATGCCAAAACATCAGATATACAAATGGCCGCAATGCTGTGCTGTGCATTCAGTGTGTATCACGGTTCGTACAAATATGAACCCGGCTTACAGCTCGTTAAAACCAGCAGCAAATCGAGTGAACTTTCGACCAATTCAAAT gagAGTGGAAGCTCcccatacaatacaatacacaaCATAAGCGAGATAAGCGAAGGTTGGGCCGTACCCGTTTTAAGACCAGACCACACAAGCTCTTGGTCAGATTCTACAGAATTAAATCCAAGCTATAATGAATCATCAATGCAAGGCTTCGCGAAGATGCAAGAGAATGCGTCCAGTCCGAATTTGGACACTTCGACGGTACATTTATACCAGTGCATTATGCGAGCTTATGCTGATATATTACACAGATGGAATCTCTTAGATGCTAGAGCTGag gtaatGAAGCACGTGTTCTACGGCGAGGAGGTGAAGCATAGCGGTATAGAGTTGATGAGTGAATGTCAAAAATGTAGTAAGATTACGAATGAATGTCGCTGTAAAATATGTTCTACAATTGCTCTgaattgtataatttgtaatataagcgtAAGGGGGTCGGCAAATGCTTGTCTTGTTTGTGGCCATGGAGGTCATACCAAACATTTGGAGGAGTGGTTTAGTAAGTTTGACGTTTGTCCGACTGGATGTGGATGCAGGTGCTTACAAGAGACTGGTAATTTGATGGAAAG GTTTGACAGTTTTTGA
- the PGAP5 gene encoding per1-like protein PGAP5: MRIRRSEVLRLVALVAAAFFYCEFLIYYLVLIQCGWPSINKAASHIYSTNDEAVYAMFLADTHLLGKRNGHWFDKLRREWQMHRAFQTALTLHQPEVIFVLGDIFDEGLWCSGLEFNEYVEQFYSLFAIPKHVKLYVVSGNHDVGFHYKITPYLSDRFSSQMKSKTIEMITMKGNHFILINSMAMERDGCFLCASAENALLNITSILRCSRGVGNCHNVKTLERYSRPILLQHFPLYRISDEMCTESDAAPLPERLNRFRERWECLSRESTEFLVDNLQPRLALGGHTHHSCFIQHNINKPDETFSEYSIPSFSWRNRNDPSFLLGVFSPDEFKISKCRMPKENTVILTYVIFAILIIAYIGYIIRKRFKMKYRKYF, from the exons ATGCGAATTCGCCGCTCAGAAGTGCTTCGGCTGGTCGCTTTAGTAGCAGCTGCGTTCTTCTACTgcgaatttttaatatattatctggTGCTAATACAG TGTGGTTGGCCTAGTATCAACAAAGCGGCCAGTCACATATACTCTACAAATGATGAAGCAGTATACGCAATGTTTTTGGCAGACACTCATCTGTTGGGGAAACGAAACGGCCATTGGTTCGACAAGTTGAGAAGAGAGTGGCAAATGCATAGAGCTTTCCAAACAGCGCTTACATTGCACCAACCTGAAGTTATTTTTGTATTAG GTGACATATTCGATGAAGGTTTATGGTGCAGTGGATTAGAATTTAATGAATATGTTGAAcaattttattctttatttgcTATTCCAAAACATGTAAAATTATATGTCGTTAGTGGAAATCACGATGTTGGTTTTCACTACAA AATCACTCCATATTTGTCTGATCGATTTTCATCTCAAATGAAATCTAAAACTATTGAAATGATTACAATGAAAggcaatcattttattttaataaattccaTGGCAATGGAAAGGGATGGCTGTTTCCTTTGTGCCAGTGCTGAAAatgcattattaaatattacgt CTATATTACGATGTTCACGTGGAGTTGGAAATTGCCATAATGTTAAAACTTTAGAACGATATAGTAGACCAATTCTTTTACAG caTTTTCCATTGTACAGGATATCAGATGAAATGTGCACGGAATCAGATGCAGCTCCATTACCAGAACGATTGAACCGATTCCGAGAACGATGGGAGTGCCTATCTCGAGAATCAACTGAATTTTTAGTTGATAATTTGCAGCCAAGACTTGCCCTCGGTGGCCACACTCATCATTCGTGTTTTATACAGCATAATATTAACAAACCGGATGAGACTTTCTCGGAATATTCAATTCCGTCGTTTTCGTGGAGGAACCGGAACGATCCTAGCTTTTTACTA GGCGTGTTTTCTCCTGATGAATTCAAAATTTCCAAATGCCGGATGCCTAAAGAAAATACCGTCATATTGACTTATGTTATCTTTgctattttaattattgcatATATAGGGTATATTATACGGAAaagattcaaaatgaaataccgaaaatatttttaa
- the LOC143917973 gene encoding cytochrome b5-like gives MTSVEATPQLARGGLFALGLAAVRFRNPWTKTYTETKERVINLEEVTWHDNANDCWIIIYDRVYDITKFLQQHPGGMDVLLENAGRDVTLAFRGTGHSSAAVDALQKYYIGRLPWSECIYRKPGGIILSNLPE, from the exons ATGACCAGTGTGGAAGCCACGCCGCAGTTAGCCCGAGGAGGACTTTTTGCCTTGGGATTAGCGGCCGTTCGTTTCAGGAATCCCTGGACGAAGACCTATACAGAAACTAAAGAACGCGTTATCAACTTGGAAGAAGTCACGTGGCATGATAACGCCAACGACTGCTGGATCATCATCTACGATCGAGTCTACGACATTACTAAATTCTTACAACAG CATCCGGGAGGAATGGATGTGCTTCTTGAGAATGCCGGACGGGATGTCACGTTAGCTTTCCGAGGCACCGGTCACAGTTCAGCCGCCGTCGATGCACTTCAGAAATATTACATAGGTCGTTTACCCTGGTCAGAGTGTATCTATCGCAAACCTGGAGGTATTATTTTAAGTAATCTACCCGAATGA